One stretch of Candidatus Omnitrophota bacterium DNA includes these proteins:
- a CDS encoding PAS domain S-box protein, translating into MADTDNKDSGPLNEYLVDGKYSIKDLVDIKGLRPIFEMLSELTGVAIGLNSYPDEEILVATAWSDICTKFHRANPESAKACLKSNLALSGKLKKAGDINIEYCDNGLVDGGTPIIVKDKHIATLFAGQVFFHKPDIEKFKEQARVFGYDTERYLEAVNKVSVITSERFKSVLSLLGRIASLIAELGYNNLEVKNRNLGLRDDVLYREKAEARIIHLNSILRAISSVSQLMIKEKDRSALLAKTCRILVDSRNYRLAWIGLIENGTFEIKPAACAGFDDGYLESIHVTWDDSPNGQGPTGITVKTRKPSIANDIATDPSFANWRGEAIRRGYRAMVSVPVVMEERIYGVINVYSDHPNAFDEQEVSLLAELAGDLGFALYTAEIESERRESEKALVVSEESYRSIFDSANDAIFIQDIETGRIIDVNQKACQMYLYSENEMLHRSIGDLSLGESPYTQEDMINVINKTSSGEPQLFEWVAKDRAERLFWVEINLKRAVINGKYQILAIVRDITDRKNTEERWEKIHETFLSFGPDPSENINKLTALCGEIMGADCAMYNRLEGETLHSCGQWNVPPGFQEMDMAQGHICYDVIKKGSDDITVISNLQESGYAETDPNVRSYNLHTYVGQAVKVGGEYIGTLCVVYQQDIEPSDEDKEIMGFIAHAISVEEERKSSEEINQMAQFAIERSGSSVFWIGPDARILHVNDMACTSLGYSREELLAMTVSDIDPSYSGDVWPRHWKEIKDRGSFLIETQHRRKDGTTFLVEVSVNYLEFQGNEYNFASARDITERKAQEEELVRRDYQLEILSRTSQHINAILEVPTILRTLIAAAIELVDATAGTAGVVVGDNVVFKEYHKDGKIYSVDYTFKPGEGLCGCITKSLRTYISNDVEHDPSVLPEFKEMLGLHNLISIPILNREGKLLGCLELYNKKDARQFDAQDVFMLQGMAAGAAVALENANMLVQRNKSQEELAWQKMFYENLLNEANIWIEVVDKEGKTLLWNKKAEEITGFKREEIIGNLKKWELEYPDPKQRGRLINFVKKLIPSGKNIKDLETEIATLVNGTKTMSWSSTIICDSYGKIIGSMFLGNDVTERKAIEKERESLNKELTKTNKRLSQLALKDFETGLHNHHYLMEAIEPELYRAKRYVHPLSVVMIDIDYFRSINDLYGHEFGDMVLKQFATQLKKMVRRYDIVVRFGGEEFIILSSGADRTRAIALAHRLMEALSIYNFGDDKHSVKIRMSMAVASYPDDPIENGMDLVHLAEKLLDKAKEAGGNKVFSSIDTKNGKKHVPVESEPTDIQYLKKKISSLTKRGRQSLMESIFAFAKTIEMRDHYTGEHADSTVHYATQIARALKLEQEEIDHVRQAAILHDLGKVGISDKILLKRSKLTKKEFDEIKKHPQIAADIIRPIQFMKDIIPLILYHHEKWNGTGYPMGIKGQSIPVGARIISIADVYQALTSDRPYRKAFSKKEAMKILKENVGIQFDPKIVRIFLNILKGEKDRRRPAVPAGNEHEHERAKGKV; encoded by the coding sequence TTGGCGGATACCGATAATAAAGATTCAGGGCCTTTAAACGAATATCTGGTAGATGGCAAATATTCGATAAAGGACCTTGTCGACATTAAAGGGCTGCGCCCTATATTCGAAATGCTGTCTGAATTGACCGGAGTCGCGATAGGGCTTAACTCATATCCGGATGAGGAGATCCTGGTAGCTACGGCATGGTCGGATATCTGCACAAAATTCCATAGAGCCAACCCCGAATCGGCCAAGGCCTGCCTTAAGAGCAATTTGGCTTTGAGCGGTAAACTGAAAAAAGCCGGCGACATTAACATCGAGTATTGCGATAACGGGTTGGTGGACGGCGGGACGCCTATAATAGTTAAAGACAAGCATATCGCGACGCTTTTCGCGGGGCAGGTCTTTTTTCATAAGCCCGATATTGAAAAATTCAAAGAGCAGGCCCGAGTTTTCGGATACGATACTGAGAGATACCTGGAAGCCGTTAATAAAGTAAGTGTTATTACGAGCGAGAGATTCAAGTCAGTCCTTTCATTGCTTGGCAGGATAGCCTCATTAATCGCGGAGTTGGGCTATAACAACCTGGAAGTCAAGAACAGAAATCTGGGGCTTCGGGATGATGTGCTCTACCGCGAGAAGGCCGAAGCCAGGATAATACATCTTAACTCCATCCTTAGAGCAATCAGCAGCGTATCCCAGCTTATGATAAAAGAAAAGGACAGGAGCGCACTTCTCGCAAAAACTTGCCGTATATTGGTCGATAGCAGGAATTACCGTCTGGCATGGATAGGGTTGATCGAAAATGGGACGTTTGAGATAAAGCCTGCTGCTTGCGCGGGCTTTGATGATGGATATCTTGAAAGTATTCATGTCACCTGGGATGATTCACCGAACGGCCAGGGTCCTACAGGTATAACCGTAAAGACAAGAAAACCGTCTATAGCAAACGATATTGCCACCGATCCAAGTTTCGCGAACTGGCGGGGTGAGGCGATAAGACGCGGTTATCGTGCTATGGTCTCAGTGCCCGTAGTCATGGAGGAGCGTATTTACGGTGTCATAAATGTATATTCCGATCACCCTAATGCCTTTGACGAACAGGAGGTCAGCCTGCTTGCCGAATTGGCCGGAGATCTGGGATTTGCTTTATACACCGCGGAGATCGAATCAGAGAGGCGGGAATCTGAAAAGGCCCTGGTTGTGTCGGAGGAGAGTTATCGTTCCATATTCGATTCGGCAAATGACGCGATCTTCATCCAAGACATAGAAACGGGCCGAATAATAGACGTCAACCAGAAGGCCTGCCAGATGTATTTGTACAGTGAGAATGAGATGCTGCACCGCAGCATAGGAGACTTGAGCCTTGGCGAGAGCCCGTATACACAGGAAGACATGATCAATGTAATAAATAAGACTTCCAGCGGAGAGCCGCAGCTGTTTGAATGGGTCGCGAAAGACAGGGCCGAGAGGCTCTTCTGGGTGGAGATCAATCTGAAACGGGCCGTAATAAACGGAAAATACCAGATACTGGCGATTGTGCGCGATATCACCGATCGTAAAAATACGGAAGAGAGATGGGAGAAGATACACGAGACATTCCTGAGCTTCGGGCCCGACCCTTCTGAAAACATTAACAAGCTTACCGCCTTGTGCGGAGAGATCATGGGCGCCGACTGTGCCATGTATAACAGGCTCGAGGGCGAAACATTGCATTCATGCGGACAATGGAACGTGCCGCCCGGGTTTCAGGAGATGGATATGGCTCAGGGCCATATCTGTTACGATGTTATTAAGAAAGGCTCCGATGATATAACCGTTATAAGCAATCTTCAGGAGAGCGGGTATGCCGAGACCGATCCCAACGTTAGAAGCTACAATCTCCATACATATGTCGGGCAGGCCGTAAAAGTCGGCGGCGAATATATCGGCACATTATGCGTGGTATACCAGCAGGATATCGAGCCTTCGGATGAAGACAAAGAGATAATGGGCTTCATCGCGCACGCCATAAGCGTCGAAGAGGAGCGCAAGAGCTCGGAAGAGATAAACCAGATGGCGCAGTTCGCGATCGAGCGTTCCGGCAGCTCTGTATTCTGGATAGGTCCGGATGCCCGGATCCTGCATGTCAATGATATGGCGTGCACATCCTTAGGATATTCACGCGAAGAGTTATTGGCCATGACCGTATCCGATATAGATCCGAGTTATTCCGGAGATGTCTGGCCGCGGCATTGGAAAGAGATCAAAGATCGCGGTTCCTTCCTTATTGAGACGCAGCATCGCCGGAAAGATGGCACTACATTTCTGGTGGAGGTCTCTGTCAATTATCTTGAGTTCCAGGGCAACGAATATAATTTCGCGTCCGCCCGGGATATAACAGAACGAAAGGCCCAGGAGGAAGAGCTGGTCAGGCGCGACTATCAGCTCGAGATCCTTTCGCGCACCAGCCAGCATATTAACGCGATCCTGGAAGTGCCGACGATATTGAGAACGCTGATAGCCGCGGCTATAGAGCTTGTCGATGCCACCGCCGGAACGGCGGGAGTGGTGGTGGGCGATAATGTGGTATTCAAAGAATACCACAAGGATGGCAAAATTTATTCTGTCGATTATACATTTAAGCCCGGCGAGGGCCTGTGCGGATGCATAACAAAGTCGTTGAGGACGTATATCTCCAATGACGTTGAACATGATCCCAGCGTGCTTCCTGAATTTAAGGAGATGCTCGGGCTGCATAACCTGATCAGCATACCGATATTGAACAGGGAAGGAAAACTGCTCGGATGCCTGGAGCTATATAACAAGAAGGATGCCAGGCAGTTCGATGCCCAGGATGTCTTTATGCTTCAAGGCATGGCGGCTGGAGCGGCCGTAGCGCTCGAGAACGCCAATATGCTCGTGCAGCGTAATAAGAGCCAGGAAGAGCTCGCGTGGCAAAAGATGTTTTATGAGAATCTTCTGAACGAAGCGAATATATGGATAGAGGTTGTGGATAAGGAAGGGAAGACCCTGCTGTGGAATAAAAAAGCTGAGGAGATCACCGGTTTTAAAAGAGAAGAGATCATAGGTAATCTGAAAAAATGGGAGCTGGAATATCCGGATCCGAAGCAGAGGGGCAGGCTTATTAATTTTGTAAAAAAGTTAATACCCTCAGGTAAAAATATAAAAGATCTCGAGACCGAGATAGCGACGTTGGTGAACGGTACGAAGACGATGTCATGGTCTTCCACGATAATCTGCGACAGCTATGGCAAGATAATAGGCAGCATGTTTCTCGGTAACGATGTTACGGAACGCAAGGCTATCGAGAAGGAAAGGGAATCCCTCAATAAAGAGCTTACCAAGACTAACAAGAGATTGAGCCAGCTTGCCCTGAAAGACTTCGAGACAGGACTGCATAATCACCACTATCTGATGGAAGCGATAGAGCCGGAACTCTATCGGGCCAAGCGTTACGTCCATCCGCTATCGGTGGTAATGATAGATATCGATTATTTCAGGTCCATCAACGACCTTTATGGCCACGAATTCGGCGACATGGTATTGAAGCAGTTTGCGACTCAGCTGAAAAAGATGGTGCGCCGCTATGACATAGTGGTGCGTTTCGGGGGAGAAGAGTTTATAATACTCTCTTCCGGCGCGGACAGGACAAGGGCCATTGCCCTCGCGCACAGGCTCATGGAAGCGTTATCCATCTACAATTTCGGCGACGACAAACATTCCGTGAAGATCAGGATGAGTATGGCGGTGGCATCATATCCGGATGACCCGATCGAGAACGGGATGGATCTCGTGCATCTTGCCGAGAAGCTGCTGGACAAGGCGAAGGAGGCCGGCGGGAACAAAGTATTTTCTTCGATAGACACTAAGAACGGCAAAAAACACGTACCTGTCGAAAGCGAGCCGACCGATATCCAGTATCTCAAAAAGAAGATATCGAGCCTTACGAAACGCGGAAGGCAGAGCCTGATGGAGTCTATCTTCGCTTTTGCCAAGACTATCGAGATGAGGGACCATTATACGGGCGAGCACGCTGATTCCACCGTCCACTACGCGACCCAGATAGCGAGGGCATTGAAGCTCGAACAGGAAGAGATAGACCATGTGAGGCAGGCTGCAATATTGCATGACCTGGGCAAGGTTGGCATAAGCGACAAGATCCTGCTGAAGAGATCCAAGCTCACCAAAAAAGAATTTGATGAGATTAAAAAACATCCGCAGATCGCGGCTGATATAATAAGGCCGATACAGTTTATGAAAGATATAATACCGCTCATTCTTTATCATCATGAAAAATGGAACGGTACCGGTTACCCTATGGGTATAAAGGGCCAGTCGATCCCCGTGGGCGCAAGAATAATATCGATAGCGGACGTTTACCAGGCGTTGACTTCGGACAGGCCTTATAGAAAAGCTTTCTCGAAGAAAGAGGCGATGAAGATATTAAAAGAGAACGTGGGGATACAATTCGATCCGAAGATAGTCAGGATATTTCTCAATATATTAAAAGGGGAAAAAGACAGGCGTCGTCCTGCGGTACCCGCAGGCAATGAACATGAGCATGAGAGGGCAAAGGGAAAGGTATGA
- the lysS gene encoding lysine--tRNA ligase, which yields MIGDIEENELVRQRKEKLKAITDSGVYAYGGKFQTTANIGGLRADFVEGKTIVAAGRVMAVRLHGKSMFYDLKDSSGKIQAYIKEDTIGADNFASIKNNIDIGDFVGVSGETFKTRTGEPTIVVKEFRILSKSLRPLPEKWHGLKDVETRYRQRYVDLIVNDDVKNIFIARSKIVAGIRKFLDSKGFLEVETPMMQSIAGGAAGKPFKTHHEALDIDLFLRIAPELYLKRLLVGGFEKVYEINRNFRNEGISIKHNPEFTMLEVYEAYSDCAGMMKLTEDMITSLARDVLGKTELEYGGKVIDLSKWEKVSFAELMKAEFGIAPEDPPQMWIKKLKDKGIEIEGKEVSRTQVINIVGELVEPKAHNHPVFVVDMFKEMCPLAKTKADNPALSDRFELYMGGMEIANAYSELNDPIEQRSRLMEDLAAANDKRRVIDEDFVTALEYGMPPAGGLGIGIDRLVMILTNSLSIRDVILFPQLKPLAPGKF from the coding sequence ATGATAGGGGATATAGAAGAGAATGAATTGGTAAGGCAGAGGAAAGAGAAACTTAAGGCAATTACGGATTCCGGCGTTTACGCATACGGCGGAAAATTCCAGACAACTGCGAATATCGGGGGTTTGAGGGCTGACTTTGTCGAAGGCAAGACCATTGTCGCGGCCGGCCGTGTAATGGCGGTCAGGCTGCACGGCAAGAGCATGTTCTATGATCTGAAAGACTCCTCAGGCAAAATACAGGCGTATATAAAAGAAGACACCATCGGAGCCGATAACTTCGCCTCAATAAAGAACAATATCGATATAGGCGATTTCGTAGGAGTGTCCGGCGAGACCTTTAAGACGCGCACCGGAGAGCCTACGATCGTTGTAAAAGAGTTCAGGATACTATCGAAATCCTTGAGGCCGCTTCCGGAGAAGTGGCACGGCCTTAAAGATGTCGAGACGCGGTATCGTCAGCGTTACGTCGATCTTATAGTCAATGATGATGTTAAAAATATATTCATCGCCCGTTCAAAGATAGTAGCGGGTATCCGCAAATTCCTGGATTCGAAGGGCTTTTTAGAGGTGGAGACGCCGATGATGCAATCGATAGCCGGCGGCGCGGCAGGCAAGCCTTTCAAGACCCATCACGAGGCGCTCGACATAGATCTCTTCTTAAGGATAGCTCCGGAGCTTTACCTGAAGAGGCTTCTCGTAGGAGGATTCGAGAAGGTTTACGAGATCAATAGGAACTTCCGCAATGAAGGCATCTCGATAAAACATAACCCTGAATTCACAATGCTCGAAGTCTATGAAGCCTATTCCGATTGCGCGGGCATGATGAAGCTTACGGAAGATATGATCACCTCGCTTGCCCGTGATGTGCTGGGCAAGACGGAGCTTGAATATGGCGGCAAGGTCATCGATCTCTCGAAGTGGGAGAAAGTCTCCTTTGCGGAGCTGATGAAAGCGGAGTTCGGTATAGCCCCGGAAGATCCGCCGCAAATGTGGATAAAGAAGCTCAAAGATAAAGGCATAGAGATAGAAGGAAAAGAGGTCTCGAGAACCCAGGTGATCAATATAGTGGGTGAACTGGTTGAGCCCAAAGCGCATAACCACCCTGTCTTTGTCGTAGATATGTTTAAAGAAATGTGCCCGCTGGCTAAGACCAAGGCCGATAACCCCGCGCTCTCGGACCGTTTCGAGCTCTATATGGGCGGTATGGAGATAGCGAATGCCTATTCTGAATTGAACGATCCGATCGAACAGAGGAGCAGGTTAATGGAGGACCTCGCTGCCGCCAACGATAAGCGGCGGGTCATTGACGAGGACTTTGTCACGGCCCTGGAATACGGTATGCCTCCCGCGGGAGGCCTCGGTATAGGCATAGACAGGCTGGTCATGATACTTACGAATTCCCTATCAATACGGGATGTGATACTTTTCCCGCAATTAAAACCCCTCGCTCCCGGAAAATTTTAG
- a CDS encoding lipoprotein-releasing ABC transporter permease subunit, with protein sequence MSTHWQLLVSLRYLTSKHKEKFISAISLISILGVAIGVAALIIVIAVMSGFDEDLKSKIIGTYAHLEVVSDYGVTPSKALTDKILGTRNVRAAAYFLNTQALIRHNESVTGVIIKGIEPKNEIRINKLGDYVKKGSLDLGNSGIVIGSELADKLGVKLGDFISLIAPSSIDLKKIAFPGTFKVEGRNYRVSGIFTSGMYDYDMNLAYVSIPEAQGLAGVASDIVSGVAIKVDNSDDVDSTRRALQAMLGLPYDVRTWVDMNKNLLAALKLEKTVMFIILTLIVMVACFNIASALIMTVLEKTKDIGILKAIGATNFNVMAIFALQGSFIGVLGTSLGTGLGIGMCYLLKRYRFITLPKEIYYIDKLPVKLEQCDIQLIVLSSILISLIATIYPAYKASKLQPVEALRYE encoded by the coding sequence ATGTCGACTCACTGGCAGCTTCTGGTAAGCCTGCGGTATCTCACTTCAAAGCATAAAGAGAAGTTCATATCCGCGATAAGCCTCATATCCATACTCGGAGTTGCCATCGGAGTGGCGGCGCTCATAATAGTGATAGCCGTTATGAGCGGGTTCGATGAGGACCTGAAGTCGAAGATTATAGGCACGTATGCTCACCTGGAAGTGGTATCCGACTATGGGGTCACTCCTTCAAAGGCCCTCACCGACAAGATTCTTGGTACTAGGAATGTCAGGGCCGCCGCGTATTTTTTAAATACCCAGGCGCTCATACGGCATAACGAAAGCGTCACAGGCGTTATCATTAAAGGCATAGAACCTAAGAATGAGATCCGGATAAATAAACTTGGTGACTATGTGAAGAAGGGGTCTCTCGATCTGGGCAATAGCGGCATAGTTATCGGAAGCGAGCTTGCCGATAAGCTGGGTGTTAAGCTGGGCGATTTTATATCCCTGATAGCGCCGTCCTCGATCGATCTGAAAAAGATAGCCTTCCCGGGGACATTTAAAGTCGAGGGCAGGAACTACAGGGTCTCCGGAATATTTACATCCGGCATGTATGATTATGATATGAACCTGGCCTATGTCAGCATTCCGGAGGCTCAAGGCCTTGCAGGCGTTGCCTCGGATATCGTTAGTGGAGTGGCCATCAAAGTCGATAACTCCGACGACGTCGATAGTACGAGGAGGGCGCTTCAGGCGATGCTGGGGCTCCCGTATGATGTGCGGACCTGGGTAGATATGAATAAGAATCTGCTCGCGGCGCTCAAGCTCGAGAAGACGGTGATGTTCATAATACTTACGCTTATCGTCATGGTCGCCTGTTTCAATATAGCGAGCGCTCTTATTATGACGGTCCTTGAGAAGACCAAAGATATTGGAATATTAAAGGCGATAGGCGCGACTAATTTCAATGTGATGGCTATATTCGCTCTTCAGGGCTCATTCATAGGGGTACTCGGGACATCATTGGGGACCGGCCTTGGCATAGGAATGTGTTATTTATTGAAGAGATACAGATTTATTACCCTTCCGAAAGAGATATATTATATCGATAAACTTCCGGTGAAGCTTGAGCAGTGTGATATACAGCTTATTGTGCTATCGAGCATATTGATAAGCTTGATCGCCACGATATACCCTGCGTACAAAGCATCGAAGCTCCAACCTGTGGAGGCGCTTAGATATGAGTAA
- a CDS encoding ABC transporter ATP-binding protein, which yields MSNIILRAHNVSKSYCMTGTKCVRAVDKVSLEIKRTESLCIVGPSGAGKSTLLQLLGGLDFPTTGNVTLDGIDIYKLSDKERAKIRNKRVGFVFQFYHLLPEFSALENVMLPAMIGGKCVKEKARGILKSVGLGDRAFHRPGELSGGESQRVAIARALINDPEVLLCDEPTGNLDSKTSESIYQLLFDIKSKSSAALVIVTHDENLSKRTDSIIRLKDGHIVS from the coding sequence ATGAGTAATATCATACTCCGGGCGCATAATGTCTCAAAGTCTTATTGTATGACCGGGACGAAGTGCGTCAGGGCTGTCGATAAGGTGAGCCTCGAGATAAAAAGGACTGAGTCTCTTTGCATTGTAGGCCCAAGCGGCGCGGGTAAGTCGACTCTTCTACAGTTACTCGGCGGATTGGACTTTCCGACCACAGGTAATGTCACGCTCGACGGCATCGACATATATAAACTCTCGGATAAGGAGAGGGCAAAGATCAGGAATAAGCGCGTCGGCTTTGTCTTCCAATTTTACCATCTCCTGCCGGAATTCAGCGCTCTTGAAAATGTGATGCTTCCCGCCATGATAGGCGGCAAGTGCGTGAAAGAGAAAGCCCGCGGGATATTGAAGTCGGTGGGGCTGGGGGACAGGGCCTTTCACAGGCCGGGCGAGCTTTCCGGCGGCGAATCGCAGAGAGTCGCGATAGCGAGGGCCCTCATAAACGATCCCGAAGTCCTGTTATGCGATGAGCCGACAGGTAATCTAGATTCAAAGACCAGCGAATCTATCTATCAGCTGCTCTTCGATATAAAGTCAAAGTCCAGCGCCGCGCTCGTAATTGTCACTCACGATGAAAACCTCTCCAAACGCACAGACTCAATCATCCGTCTCAAGGATGGCCACATCGTCAGCTAG
- the ilvE gene encoding branched-chain-amino-acid transaminase: MKIYMNGELVEKEKAVISVFDHGLLYGDGVFEGIRIYDNLIFRLNEHIDRLYRSADAIQLKIPMTKTEMIEAVILTLKANNLSNGYVRLVVTRGPGDLGLDPRKCRKATIFIIADKIALYPNEFYQKGLSIVTAATRRNFPRSLDPRIKSLNYLNNILAKIDAIKAGTEEAIMLTHDDYVAECTGDNIFAVRGGELLTPPVSVGALEGITRDAVIGLAQKIHIPFCEKMLRMDDLYNSEEVFLTGTAAEIIPVIAIDGRRINGGKPGDKTLKLMVEFKKLTKTDGVKY; the protein is encoded by the coding sequence ATGAAAATATATATGAACGGTGAGCTGGTGGAAAAGGAGAAGGCCGTTATCTCGGTCTTTGACCACGGCCTATTATACGGGGATGGTGTCTTCGAGGGGATACGCATCTATGATAATCTCATATTCAGGCTGAATGAGCATATCGACAGGCTATATCGATCCGCTGATGCCATTCAGCTTAAGATTCCTATGACGAAGACAGAGATGATCGAGGCCGTCATCCTGACCCTTAAGGCAAATAATCTGAGTAACGGTTATGTCAGGCTCGTTGTCACCAGAGGTCCGGGAGACCTGGGGCTAGATCCGAGAAAATGCAGGAAAGCCACTATCTTTATCATTGCCGATAAGATCGCGCTTTATCCGAATGAGTTCTACCAGAAAGGCCTGTCCATAGTGACGGCCGCTACAAGGCGTAATTTTCCGCGGTCTCTTGATCCCAGGATAAAGAGCCTGAACTATCTGAATAACATCCTGGCGAAGATCGACGCGATAAAGGCCGGCACCGAGGAAGCGATAATGCTGACGCACGACGATTATGTCGCCGAGTGCACGGGCGACAATATATTCGCTGTGCGTGGCGGCGAGCTCCTGACGCCTCCAGTGAGCGTGGGCGCTCTCGAGGGGATAACGCGTGACGCAGTGATAGGCCTGGCGCAGAAGATACATATACCGTTTTGCGAGAAGATGCTCAGGATGGATGACCTCTATAACTCAGAGGAGGTTTTTCTTACGGGCACTGCCGCGGAGATAATCCCCGTTATTGCCATAGATGGCCGCAGGATCAACGGCGGCAAACCCGGCGATAAAACGCTGAAGCTTATGGTGGAGTTTAAGAAACTGACTAAAACGGACGGAGTTAAATATTAA
- a CDS encoding UvrB/UvrC motif-containing protein — protein MLCNICGKNEATVHLTEIVNDKMTKLHLCEACAKEKGAEMEEHFGMSDLLAGLADMGANLEPGVLDDVKCPVCGFTYQDFKKVGRLGCGDCYEAFKKQLDPLLKRIHGANRHVGKVPLMVGKNVKEKRTLQEMKVQLEKAIMAEEFEEAAKLRDMIRDLENKKAVKNDNDK, from the coding sequence ATGCTCTGCAATATATGCGGTAAAAATGAGGCTACAGTACATCTTACGGAGATAGTGAACGATAAGATGACCAAGCTCCATCTGTGCGAAGCTTGCGCCAAAGAGAAGGGCGCGGAGATGGAAGAGCATTTTGGAATGAGCGATCTCCTTGCGGGCCTTGCGGACATGGGCGCGAATCTTGAGCCCGGGGTCCTCGATGATGTAAAGTGCCCTGTTTGCGGGTTCACATATCAGGATTTTAAAAAGGTGGGAAGGCTTGGCTGCGGAGATTGTTACGAGGCATTTAAAAAACAGCTGGACCCGCTCTTAAAAAGGATACATGGCGCAAATCGCCATGTCGGAAAGGTTCCTCTCATGGTAGGAAAGAACGTAAAAGAAAAAAGAACATTGCAGGAAATGAAGGTGCAGCTTGAGAAAGCTATAATGGCTGAAGAGTTTGAGGAGGCCGCTAAGCTCAGAGATATGATCAGGGATCTGGAGAATAAGAAAGCTGTTAAAAATGATAACGATAAATGA
- a CDS encoding protein arginine kinase, with protein sequence MITINDLLRQDSEWLKGTGPNSDIVMSSRTRLARNIEKAPFSNHANPKQLEDVLNQVKDAALSVNFLKNATFFRLKDLSEVDRLFLVERHLMSPEHARDAEYKGLIVDPKEIVSIMINEEDHLRIQILQSGLNLMECWRITDELDTELSKRLPYAYSPKWGYLTACPTNSGTGLRGSVMLHLPALVFAGQINKILQAIGKLGLNIRGFYGEGTEATGNIFQVSNQASMGMTEEDLIDSINKIINQTVYREEMTRKSLILKSKDALTDRVSRAYGTLKSAHIISSNETITLLSAIRLGIDLGVVKNLDRRMINELFILTQPAHLQKLEGKALNASERDIKRADLIREKIK encoded by the coding sequence ATGATAACGATAAATGATTTATTAAGACAGGATAGCGAATGGCTTAAGGGCACCGGCCCCAACTCGGATATAGTGATGTCGTCGCGCACGCGTCTGGCGCGAAATATCGAAAAGGCGCCATTCTCCAACCATGCGAACCCGAAACAGCTTGAGGATGTGCTGAACCAGGTCAAGGACGCGGCCCTTTCCGTTAACTTTCTGAAGAACGCGACGTTCTTTCGTCTTAAGGACCTTAGCGAGGTGGACAGGCTCTTTCTGGTCGAGCGCCACCTGATGAGTCCTGAGCATGCCAGAGATGCGGAATATAAAGGCCTTATAGTGGATCCCAAAGAGATCGTAAGCATAATGATCAACGAGGAGGACCATTTAAGGATACAGATTTTACAGTCAGGCTTAAACCTGATGGAGTGCTGGAGGATAACGGACGAATTAGATACGGAACTTTCTAAGAGGCTGCCATATGCCTACTCGCCGAAATGGGGATATCTTACGGCATGCCCAACCAATTCAGGAACGGGCTTAAGAGGGTCTGTGATGCTTCATCTTCCGGCCCTGGTCTTCGCCGGGCAGATAAATAAGATACTTCAGGCGATCGGGAAGCTTGGGCTTAATATCAGAGGGTTTTACGGGGAAGGGACCGAGGCGACGGGAAATATATTCCAGGTATCCAATCAGGCCTCAATGGGAATGACCGAAGAAGATTTGATCGATAGCATAAACAAGATAATAAACCAGACGGTCTACAGGGAGGAGATGACGAGGAAGTCGCTTATCCTGAAGAGTAAAGATGCCCTCACGGACCGTGTGTCGAGGGCTTACGGGACGTTAAAGAGCGCCCATATAATTTCGAGCAATGAGACGATAACGCTACTTTCCGCGATACGGCTGGGCATAGACCTTGGGGTGGTAAAAAATCTGGACAGAAGGATGATCAACGAACTTTTTATCCTGACCCAGCCGGCGCACCTGCAGAAGCTGGAAGGCAAGGCCCTGAACGCCAGTGAGCGCGACATAAAACGCGCGGACCTGATTCGCGAAAAGATCAAATAA